The genomic DNA tctGTAATTCCATTCCTTGCCTTGCTTGCCTATTGAAGTGCCATATGCTGCTGCAAGTGCTGTAAAAATATCATAATAAGATCATAATTATAAGGTTTGTTGAATTACAGAGTAAACAAGCCacttatttacatttaaatacaaacaCTGGTAATTGAAATGTCACATGCTTCTCTGTTCTCAGCTCCGGGAAAATAGCTATCTACTGACAGCTTGATGTGCCTCTCACCAGCAGCCCAGATCCATGATGCTCTCCATGTCAATCCCTGCTTGTGTTATTCCACTTCCACCTTCCAGCCCCTGGGCTCAGTGCTGTGGAGCAGTACACAGCTGACAGCCAGTGCTCCCAGGGGCTGACATGGGGAAACGCCACAATGACTTCAGGAAACCAATTTTAAGATGACCTCATTGAAGCCATGCAACACCCGGTTCAGATGCAATGATGCATCTGAATCAGGTCTCGTTAGGAGTCCAGCTCAGACTGAAGGTGGGCATAGGCACAACAGACACATCAGGATTTTGTACATGGTTTCTGCTCCCACATACTTCATTTCTGATAGCTCCTCACACCTGTATTGAGTCATGGCCTTGCTCCAAGACTGCTGCCCTCCTCTGTCATGTGGAAGCCAAGGTTGGGGGCGAAATGTATCAGCTTAGGTTAATGGCCCCGTACTTCAGCATGAGTTAATGGTGAAGCTTGCAGTTAGCAACAGCAGCTCTAAGCTAATGCTAAACCAGAGGATCTCAGTcacctgctctgcttccctgcaCCTTCCCCAAAATAATCCCTTCTTTCTGGTTTAATAATTAAATGTCCCAAGGAAAAATAACTCTGAAAAAGCAGACGAGTGCCTTGAGCTCCGTGAGAACAAGCACCACTCACAGGAAAACACAAGAGGAGAAACTACTCTGGGGCAATTACAGCTCAAGAGAAATCCCAAGACCCAATGGCAAGATAGGCTGCATGGCTGGAGGACAGCAGAAACAGCCAGCCTAAGTGACAGCAGTACCTTTGCACTGGGCCAGCATCATGAGATGTGAtatttgtattgtattgtataATAATGTATACATTAACATTATTAGGGTAAGAGTGCTAATAACAAGGGCAACGTTTCCATAATTACATTCCCTTATAGGCCCTGGCTTCATACCAGCCTAACAGCGGCAGCATGCAGCACCCTGCAAAGAGCTCCCCTGCTGGGTTTGGGGCCACCCGGATGCAACACCACAGTGCATTAATGACCAGGTCTGCTTCTTACAGGATTCtggcttttgtgctttttggaTCTCTTTGGTATTGAAGGCCTTCCCAGTAATGTCCCTATGAATCCTGAAGACCCCAACAACGCAGCTGCAGATTAGGCTGTAAGAGCAAACAAGGGACAAATcggcagcacaggagcagaCTCACCTGATTCTGTCTACAATAAAGTGCCATCCTGCAATACTGGGGGGCCATGCTTCCTACACCAGTGCAAACCATCTCCTCTGAAGTTCACGCACTGTgctttcaagtgtttttttgtttttaatctgagCTTTGGATACTGCCCCAGCAACCACCCTGCTCACTCCTGCCTCCAGCAGGGCCACctcagcaggctgctgcagagcaatgGCACTAGGCTCAGTCACTCCACAGACAACACAACTTCACACAAAGGGGAGGAAACACAGAAGAGGCACGTGGGCTGCACCCCTTCCCTAGGAGCTGCTAAAACAGTCAGAAGACATCTCATGTTAACTTCCCCttgaaaataagaagcattGCACATTCccatctttgtttcatttttgcataCTTGCTTCGTCTCCCCTTCACAAATCATGAAGGTGAATAATGGACCAAGAATAATGTGcgtatgtttaaaaatataacagCCAGCACAAATCAAAACAAGGATAAATTCCTCCCCAGCAAAGTAAATTAACAACTAAAGtagtaaatgaaattaaaaataataataataataataataataataataataataacaactaAGCCACATAGTTAGATGCATAAAACCCTTCCCAGAGGCTCTGGTGAGCAGCCACCAATCTGTCCCACAAGAAGCTTCACCACATTGCCTATAGAGCCATCCCACTCCACACAAACAGAACACTTGATGGAGTTTTCCCTTTGCCTCTAGAGGAGAGCACACACAACTGACACAGCACCACAGCTACACACCACTCCCCAGCCAAGGTGGGCAGTGACTCCTACCACGGATCTGAGCCCTCAGGAGGTGTCCTCCACCCCCAGAATGCACCACAGTGGTTCCCCCAGCACATCAAGGACATCATATTGAGACACTCACCTTAAACAGCCCATCCCACAGCCATGGGGTCCTGCTCCCACATCCCTACTGTCCCACACTGCAGCCTCCTACCTCAGGTGCACAAACCCCACCCCCTCAATGCAGCCCCTATGTAGggtctccttccttctccaacACAGATGGAATTGCCCTCAGCTGGGGGCAACTTGCAATTCAAGTGGCCTAAATTCACCTGTGGCTGCAGTCATCCACACCACAGCTGCATTTTAACCTTAATTATAAAATCCAAGGGAAAATTCAggctcttctttctccttttttgagaaggaaaacaatctTCTTTGGAAAACGTGAGTGCCATCGCTCTGGCGTTGTGGCCATCTCAGAAGCACATCTGAAGAGGTGACCACCACTGAGGTGTATGACCAAGGAATCCCAACCCCACTGGTGATGTAGGGAAGCCATTGGCCTACAGACCCTGGGTGCTGCCAGGAAGCCCACTCCCATCACTCATCCCAGGAATGAAACCACACAGAGGAATGAGAAATTATGCCTGCAGACAGAGATTTTAGAAAGATCATTGCTGATTGCCGCTTCCTACTGTCATAATGAGCCTCCTCGTTCTGAAAGTCACTTCAGGAAAACCAATACCCTTTTATGAGTTAAACTGTTTGGAACAACTTTCTAACAATTACTCAACTcctctgaaatttctttcatgGGATTGAAGGTTTTTCTCATATCACATTATCTGGATTTCTCATGGATTATGCATTTCTCCAAAACTCGCTATTTGCAGattaaagagagaaaggaaagttAGAAAGGACACAATAGAAAAAAGatcagtaaagaaaaatattttaaatattaatgacCAAGGGGGAAATGGAAACACATTAAAGGCAAATGTGAGAGCTTTTAAATATGTTATTAAAATTGATTTATAAATGAGACTCTTCTTTAACCAAGTGCTTCAGCCTTCACTCcttatttccttctgctgtctCTCCAAGCATTGGTGTCACCACCCAAAGCCTGTGCATCAAGGAGAAATATCTGCAAAATAATTAGGCTGGCAATGACTGCGTGCTGTTCAAAGGGGAAAACATCACCCTGTTAAGCACCTCGGAGAGGAGATGAAACGCTGGCTGCCACCAACTGCTGCACAGGTACGTGCAGGGCATCGCCCCgagccccagggctgctcagcaccatTCCCAATGGGAGCAGAGCGGGCAGGGCAGGGACCTGGCACATCCACAGATGCAGACACCAATTGGTTACAAAGGTAGGAAGAAACATTTCCCATTTTATCCTCCTTGACCGACCCGGCAGCAGAAGCGTATTGCGCAAACCGTGCGATTAATGTACCCCAAATAGTGGAAATTATCCTTGAAAGGAATAAGTGTTGTAAATCTGAGGGGAAGCACCGGTATATATTTAACAAATTAGTCTCTACATATTTAATGTTCACACAGATAGgcaaaatgctttattttagtGCTGCTATCGGCCATAAACCACCATCACGTTAGAGGTGAAAACtccaaacagaaatataaaacatcACTGAGAACCACAGAGCTCGTAAGTTTGATTCTGTGGTGAGAATGGTCCACAGAACTCATTCTGAATGTCCTCGTAAGATCCTTTTTATAGCAGGTTATGAATCATCACATGATATCTTTAAATGGATGATCAATACTATATTTTCCCATAAAACGTTTGGTTTGAAATCCGATTTTAAGTGCATTAGAGTTTTTGTGCACCGAATGAGTGAGTGTCATAATAAATTGTCATCGGATACGAAAGAAATATAGCTTAGATTAATTGCCATATTTATTTATGAGTCTATAAAATACATTGTGAAAGTTCTGGCACATTTTTGGGATACCAGCTTGAACTTTCAAGAAAGTTAAAAGCATTAAGTGAGACTGAGAGTAGATTTATTATTGGaatgtttttaattgcagttCCAACCAGACACAGGTATTAGAATGGTTGTGCCCTTAATGGCCACGTCtcatgtgttttttctttaaaaatgatataCTTCCCatattttcattgattttacGAGATTTATTGTAGATTAGCGCTGCCTGTGTGTGAACTCCCCAGCGGTCCCTGCCTCCCCAAGCAGCTGGCCCAGCCCTCAGCACCTCCAGAACATGGCTGGAGGGGGACGGGGGCACTGGAGGGTGTGGGGATGCATCCTGTGTGCATGGCACCGGGACCAACGGACCTCAGGGTGAGAGCAGGGCTCCTGCTCATTGCTCCCTCCTCCAGGGGCAGATTCAGATCTATTtggagcagcaggctgagccCTTCACTCAGGCTTGAACTAAGGGAGAGGCTCCTTGGGGACAGCTGATTTGATGGGCTGGGATGAGGTGTCCTAGGTTAAGTGCTTTTGGTCTCTGGTATGAGCTATCAGAGCAGCTCTTTCCAATGTGCAGCAAACACGGCTGGGTTTTGGTAAATTACAAATGAAGGtaaataaagcagcagctccaaTCCCCATGTTTAATGGGGCACGTAAGCTGGTGATAACTCATGGAAAATAAGGCACCATCGCATGTAACCGGCACACTAATTAAAGCATAGATCCTGGAAATTACAGCGAGCAGACTAGGAAATGGAATAAAACTGTCATTCACTGCCACAGAACAAAGATGATGAACGATACCTGCAGTAATACAGATCAGAGCCTCCAGCTCAGAAGCAGCCCGCTCACCCAGACTGCCCCTTCTctccagcagaacagcagctgcacagaggcCAAGGAGACACTGCATGGTGtggtgcccagcagcaccaggtgaGCCTGGCGTCCAGCTCAGCTGTGCCAAAGGAGCCATGGATcaccctgctgcacagctcctttAACAAAGCAGCCTTTCCGTAGTGGCCAAGCAAAGTGAAGGTCCACTCAAGGCCACCACACCGTCCATGGCACCATTGGCTGTCACTGCCCCTCCCCTCTGTGCTCCTCACAACCCTCCCAGCACCGTGGCAGAGTGCAGGAGTATCCGACACCAGTGGAGCAAAACCATTCAGCTCCTCCAATTGCCATAGGTGCACAGCTAGCCAGCAACACCATTTTGATGATCCCTTCTGGAGTATGAATGCCCAAAGATAACCAGAGTTATTCCCACTGTGTTCCAAAGTTGCTCTAAAAAAGCCCCCCAGCCCCTCGTGTTTCTCCCCCAGTTCACAGGGCAGCACTTTATCCTCCCAATTACATCTTGCCTCACACCAGCGTGTGTCCCACGCTTCTCTGTGCCAGTTCTCCCCTCTGTCCTGAAAACAGTTCTATTTTCTGCTTGTATGCTAAGCAATTAAAATGCTTTATCTCCAACAAGATATTAATCTTAATACTGTCCTaatttgtttcatctttttctgcCTCTCATGCAGAAATCGGTCTTGACAATAGCCACTGAGATAAGGGCAGTGCCCAGCGAGCTGCACAATGCACCATCATATACACTATTTTAGTTTGTCAAAACAATTAGTGTTCATTTTGGCTTTATTCAGTTAAATCTACAATGACTGATCAGTATAAATTATGTATTAGGCTGCCCAGCTGTACTTGTTTATTCATGCATGGACttgaagaattttcattttctcagtacaaaaaaaaagatgcgGCCAAAAGAATCCCCCCATATTCTAAAATATAAAGAGACTTTATTCTCCACcacatttctgctgcttgtttttgaaGCTGCTTTGTTCCTGCCTCTCTCAGAACGTTATTCTTCCTTCCCAGAGCCGCTGCTCTAACGCTTATGTCAATTAACTTATTATTTCCTTCACAGTTATCGGCGCCTGTGTTTGTGTTGCTGCAAAGCATGCACTGCTCCTCTCAATTACCTCTAAGCAAAGAGGTATCACAGCTAAAACAAATGGTGGTGGTTGTAAAAGCACCAAAAATCACAATGTGGGCTGCATCTGAACTCCTGCCTTGCTTCAAGAGGAAGAGCTCGGGGAAATGTGTACTGTTGTGCTCCCCTCTGTTAGGAACAGAAGTTTGTGAGTTGAGGGGGTTGCTGTGGATCTGCCTGTGCTCACAGTCACAGCCTTGGCTGGGCAACTCAGAACAGGCACTGTGTTGGGCACATGTGGGGACAGCTTAAGTGGGGCACGGATGGCACGAGTTTGGATAAAGAGAAATCTGCAGTGACCTCTTACAGCACCAGTTCACCAGTTATGCTTCTCTGAGAGGCAGTAGAATGGAATCGAAGCTGTTTCCCTGCAACGAAAGTAGCAAATTGTACGTTGCTTCCCAAAGCACAGAACCAGGCTGAGCTCAAGATGCTGCTCACAGACAGCTGAGAAAAGGCAGAGCCCTCATTGCTGCTGGCCGCAGCCGGGGCCTAAGGGCAATTCATGGGGTAGCTCCTGGGCACAGGGAGGAACGGAGCGTGCGGTGAAACACTTCCATAGGgccaagcactgcaggagcatGGCCATGGATCACAGCTGGGCTCAGCTGAGCATGCCAGCAGTCAGAGATGCACTCAGGTTGGCTGCACAACTAAAGTCGGAATACACAATGCCTGCTTCTTTGGGCGGACAACACACATGctggtaaaaaataaaaaaaataaaaaataaaaaaccatgaataaattaacaaatgaaagaaaaaagaggggaaaaaaaaaaaggaaaaaaaccctcaatTTTGCTGAATGAAGTGCTTTAGAACAAGTGGTTTTATTACTTTATAATTAGCATAATTTCCCCCAGAGGGATTCTCGCAATTAAATAATTAGCAGTAATGCTCCCCAGAGGTGCTCCGTCAGGACGCTCCcagccgccccgcagccccgcgcagcgccccgcccggcccggcgcgCAGCTCGGCAGCGCCACCCGTCGGCACCGGGCGGCACCGGGCAGCGGGACGGGCAGAgcggccgccgcccgccggGCCCAGCGCCGGAACGGGGAAAAGTTGTcggcttttcttttttcttctctctatttttttttttttttacctttttttttttttcttttcccccttttaatTTCTAGTTTTGTTCGTTTCCCCCAGAAAGCAAATCGCGGCCGGGCCCGTCGCAGGGGGATCCCCGTTTACCACCCGCGGATGTCGCCTCAAAGGCAAACCCGCACGATGGCCGCTGCCGTCAGTTAATCGGTGCCGCTGGGCGCTGCGGTGCGGACTGGGCCGGGCTGCGGGCAGCCATCCACCCTTACCCGCCCCAACCTCTCCTCTAGGGAGGCACGACCCGGGCCCGGCTCCGCTCCGCTGCGGGGGTAACCGGGGATCGGACGGCAATAGGATCCCGACGGGAGTCTGGCGGAGCCGCTTGCCCACCGCCTGCCCTCCGTCCGAGCCCTGGGGAAACAAGCTCGCTCAGTGCCGCGATTTCCCCCCttatcacaatttttttttcccccggaGTCAAATTCGgattgcttaaaaaataaaaggatcgAGACCAACAGGGAAACACTCGCTGCCTGCCTCCGCCCTAACGGGACGGCaccgcggggctgcgggcgctgCCGGCCCCTGCCCCGTCGCATCCGCTACCGCTATCGCTGCCTCTGCCCGCCGCTCCCCATCCCTACCCGTACAGCTGCCCCTGCCCCATTGCATTCCCCCGTCGCTGTCCCTATCCCTATTCCTATCCCTACCCCTGCCCTGCCCGCCGCTGCCCGCCGCTGCCGGCAGCCCGTGACGTCAGCCCGCCCGCTCCTCGCCCACCGCGGAACGCTCGAGACCTATAGAGCAGAAAATAATGCACCAAGCGGGTCCGTGTCTTGCGAGCCCGACGTGATTTCCCCCCTCcttcaaaaagaggaaaaaaaaaaaaagaaaaaaaaaaaagcccctttGCACTTAAACTCTTTATACATGTGGGGTGGCTTTTTAAACTCTCTCTATCCAAACATATTTATTCAAAGCGATGGGAAGCGGGGGGCAGCcgattttatttttgtttaaccCAGGCAGGGAGCCCCCCCCGCCTCAGATGTCGGGCTGCTTTTCTTAAGTGCAATCATCTATaattgagcaaaaaaaaaaaaaaaaaaaaaaaaaaaagccatacgTGGAAATGTGTGTGTGAGAAGGTGCATCCTGAAGCGGGGTTTAGTTACAATCGATCTTGGGGGGAAAATATTGCCTATGGTCCAAAAATAAGGAGCGGCTATGTCTTTCTCCCAGTTCGGATACCCCTACAGCACCACTTCGCAGGTAAGGCGAGTGAGCAGCACTCACTTTTGTTCAGATTCCGCTGCTGCCGTCCAGATGTCTGttccccctccctttttttcctccctttcccttACTTAgagtctttttttaaaagggcACATCTGGagcctttttttaaaaaatgtgcgTGTGTGTTTATGTCTCGTTCGTGTCGTGTTAGGCTTAAACAAATAGCTCGCAGTTCGCACAGCGAAAGGCGTTTGGGAAACCGGTGCTTCCTGCCCCCGCTCCCCTTCCACCGCTCACTCGGAAGcgcaacaaacaaacacacgCGCGCTCCGTCCCTCCGTGCCGCGCTCCCCGGGCGCCGCTCCCCGCGGAGCCGCCGTCGGACCCCGCACCCCGGGGCGCTCCGcaccgccgccccgcgccgcgccccggCTTGGGTGGGACGGTTCGGGCGCCGCAAGCACGGCGAGGTGTGTGTGCCTCCCCCGCTCGGGAAGTTCGCCGTCCCTTTCAACTTATTGAAATCGAGTGCCTTCGATTGCGTTAGCTGACATATTTACTGCTTTGTCTATTGTGGAATTAACTGTAATCGCAACTTCTTGCCTTGAAATCGATGCTAACGGACCGAGGGGGGCGGGCAGGGGGGAACCGCGCGGATCCTTTGCCATTTTCGAGAGCGACCGTTCCCTCCGAGTTccgcccgctccgctccgcgcgtccccgctccccgccgctcccccgcccccgcccgcccccgccgctCCGGGGCTGCCCCGCGGCCGCTCAGCGCGCCCCGTCTCTCCGCCGCAGTTCCTGGTGCCCGGCAGCCCCGGCGCGTCCTGCTGCGAGCCCGCTCCCCGCTCCGGCCCGGATGCGTCCTCGGCGCCGGCCGCCGCCTCGCTGTGCTGCGCCCCGTACGAGAGCCGGCTGCTGGCGCCCGGCCGCGCCGAGCTCAATGCGGCGCTGGGCATGTACGGAGCCCCGTACGCCGCCGGCCAGGGCTACGGCAACTACCTGCCCTACAGCGCCGAGCCCGCCGCCATCTACACCGCGCTGGTGAGTGAGGGAGCGAGGGAGCGCCCGACGGCCGCGGCGGCGCGGCTCAGCCCTGCGGGGCCGTCGAGGGCCGGGGATGGGGTCGGGGTCGGGGTCCCACCGCTGCCGCTTGCCTTGCAGAACCCCCAGTATGAGATCAAGGATGGCGCCACCACTCTGCACTCGGGGATCACGCAGCCCGCCGCTTACTACTCGTACGAGCACTCCCTGGGGCAGTACCAGTACGACAGGTAACCGCGCCGCCGGAGCGCCCGGGGAGGCGGCCGGGAAGCCGGGCGGGCAGGGCCGGGATGGGGTCGGGCACCCCTCACGCCGCTCCCGCAGGTACGGGCCAGTGGATTTCACCGCTTCGGCCCGGCGCAAGAATGCCACTCGGGAGACGACGAGCACCCTGAAGACGTGGCTGTACGAGCACCGCAAGAACCCGTACCCCACCAAGGGCGAGAAGATCATGCTGGCCATCATCACCAAGATGACCCTCACCCAGGTCTCCACCTGGTTCGCCAACGCGCGGCGGCGGCTCAAGAAGGAGAACAAGATGACCTGGTCTCCCAAGAACAAAgcaggggaagagagaaaggaggacGGCACACGGCACGACGGGGAGTTCGGCGCGGGGAGCGACGGCCGAGGTAGGGCAGGGCGGGACAGGACGGGTCGGGCGGCGCGGAGAGGCCCCGGGCCCCGCACCTGCCCTAAGGGcccgccgccccctcccgcTGTATGTTGAGCAGAGCGGAAGAGCTGCAAGGAGGACAAGGAGCTGCGACTCAGCGACGTGGACGacctggaggaggaggacgaggaggatGAGGACGAGGAGGAGGCAGGGAAGGCGGCGAAGGGCCGGCCCGGCTCTCTGCAGGAAGCCCCCGGCCCCGGCACGGCTCTGCCCGGGGCCCCGCGGAGCGCCTGCAGTGTGCCCGGGCCGTGCCGCGCCTTCCCCTGCCCCCGGGCCCCCTCCGCGGCCCCCGCTGCCCTCGCCCCTCCGCCGCCCTACGCGTC from Lagopus muta isolate bLagMut1 chromosome 12, bLagMut1 primary, whole genome shotgun sequence includes the following:
- the IRX6 gene encoding iroquois-class homeodomain protein IRX-6 gives rise to the protein MSFSQFGYPYSTTSQGLPRGRSARPVSPPQFLVPGSPGASCCEPAPRSGPDASSAPAAASLCCAPYESRLLAPGRAELNAALGMYGAPYAAGQGYGNYLPYSAEPAAIYTALNPQYEIKDGATTLHSGITQPAAYYSYEHSLGQYQYDRYGPVDFTASARRKNATRETTSTLKTWLYEHRKNPYPTKGEKIMLAIITKMTLTQVSTWFANARRRLKKENKMTWSPKNKAGEERKEDGTRHDGEFGAGSDGRERKSCKEDKELRLSDVDDLEEEDEEDEDEEEAGKAAKGRPGSLQEAPGPGTALPGAPRSACSVPGPCRAFPCPRAPSAAPAALAPPPPYASPEKPRIWSLARTAGANAARRGSPEGRGTEEGGGAAGELPPAAEAPFRSSAFSPQPVPRSCASHRGQGQPCQYAAGEGFGRGGGGGPGGAEPGGTCLERLRTAFRPVLKRAACPFLSAGGGALAAARLSP